AACGATTCTCTCACGTAGCCATCTACTggactatatatgtatatttgacaaTCTACTTGcctaatataaaagttgcaatttatatacataaaataaaatagcttgCCACTATaagaattgcatgaaggaaaatttgtaaacttttagaaatgacgtCTGTCATGAGTTTGTGTTTCAATCTCGCACACTCACAGATGCAcgagagtaattttttacagatttcaaaaatcttttttactaggtttctaaagtcatttccaaaagtttactaatattcTGTTATGTTATTCCAAACGCGGATGCTATATCTCTTGCACGGACATACcgtagaactttttatattaaataaatattgttacgatgtaactgtcattttttatcatttttatataaaattattaactccCGCGTGTTGTTTTTAGTTACAAGTACTTTAATTGTGAAGAAGAATTTATCAATCTttgtagcaaaaaaaaaaaaaaaagattttcaaaatctataATTCATATTCTGTCCGTAATTTTGGACCCCTTATAACCACATGGCGAAAAATTCCATCTTGAAAATCACATGTCTCTGTGTTACATCCatgtctttaaatttaacTGCCGTAGTCCACTAGATGGCTACGAGAGAAAATCGTTTCTCGTAgttaaattttacaacaacTACTATATGTAGGATGCAGCGACGGAGAAATTTTAAGATCATGCTTCACAGGATCAGTTCTGTAGGTGTTGGTCTCATACCCCTTCCCTAACAAGGGAGTGAACGTAATCATGATGAGGAGTTTATAGCTCTCTTCCTTGAGCGTGAGAAGGGCACGAGTCCTCGACTTGTTTCGAGATCTCTGCCATCGATGATCGTTCATCTTTTGCACTTAGTGCGAAGAGGATGGGAAGAAGAGCTTTCTGAGTGATTGccaaaacttaaatttaatttaaaatacatcaaaatccttaatatttatttattattttattatggttagacaagattatttttcaacacGTTTGCTTAAATTGAAACACGCTTTTCtgatgttaattattataatttatgattatatcaCATTTATGACATACCATATGtggtattgtattattatatgaagaagaaaaaacatttatgataacatttatgataaatagacatacacacacgcacacaaagcatttttaaaatttatttatagtattataataattcgatATACTTGTCATACGCACATTCATCTTGTATTATAATGAGAATTTGTAATTAACAACTAACTTTGTGAAGATCCATAAcacattaaaagaataatttcattaattttaggTACCAATGATAACAGAATGGTTAATACACGAATTTCAAAATCGATCGGAAATACGTATCGGTGCTAATCCCAAACTAATATCTGCATTTATATGGGAAATGTGGGAAAACGAATTaggtaatcttttttatacttttttaattaaacattacatattatatttcttttcactgcgtattattttactaagtgttattatttatacatgtatatatgttttatctgAAAaggtaatattgaaaattatataaaacataaaactgtcattaatttgataaaataaaaattttccttttctatcAAACTTTGAGACAAATCTTACTTATCGATGATTGTGcgacaaaatcaaattaattttctttcacgGGACTAATGATTCCTATTCGTGTTTAGCGAATTCATCCGTAAGATTGGTCGCAGTCCATAACGACCTGGTGGACTTGATCTGGCAGGTAGGCCGACCTGAATACAATCCGCATCCAGCGTATCCGTTGGCAGACCAGTACTCCGGCAAACCATGGCAAGAGAAAATTCAAAGAGTTCGACTGGAAATGGAATTCTCGTCGGCCGACGCGCTCGTCGTCACTGCTCTGGACGAGATAGCATGGCTCTTCAACATTCGCGGCTACGACTTACCGCATACGCCCGTGCTAAGAGCCTACGCGATCGTCACTCATGGTTCCTTGCACCTCTATGTGCCACGACACAAGATCCTGCGGTCCGTCGACATACATCTGAAAAGTGACTCCTGCTTCCACGCGGACTGCGTCAAGTGAGTGGGAACTAAAGAGTTCAAAGTATCATGACATAGATCAGCGTTAATTGACACatctctttgtattttttaattaatttttttaagaaaataaaaagaatgtttttttgttttacaatagTGTtggaaaatcaaaattttacaatttcaaaTCTTAAAAACTGATAGTAGTCACATAATAAAAGCAGATatgtaatgattaattatgatttattatcgtTACAGATGGCATAATTATATGGCCATTTGGTACGATTTAAAGACCATGTCGCAAGCTTGGAACACAGTGTGGCTTCCATCGCCTTACGGTTATACGTTGGGTGCGtccaaagaaatatataattccgTAAGTGTAACTACAGCGACAACACGGTCATGCGTATATTTTGGACATTTAAATGAGCATAGTACGCGATCAAATttcaaatcaataattttaaatttaaatatattaaatacatagaaatttttttgcagattCCACCAGAGAAAAGATTGGCTAAGCCTTCGCCTGTAATCGATCTACGAGCGGAAAAAAACAAAGTCGAAATGGCAGGTATGAGAAGATCCCACCTGAGGGATGCAGTAGCTATGTGCGATTTTCTGGCTTACATGGAAGAACAGTACGAATTGGACTCCGAAGGATGGGACGAGATGCAAGTGGCGAGGGTGGCCAATGAATTCCGTTACGAACAAAATGACAACAGGGGTATTTCATTCCCGACAATTGTGGGATATGGTTCGCACGCCGCTTTACCACATTATGAGCCAATTAACTTGACCAATATTAAAATCGGGACTACGTCCACGCTAGTGGTTGATTCCGGAGGACAATACTTGGGTACaaaattttgagttttttttttttattctgcttTACTAGAAATAGTTTTACTAGTTCAAGGTAGATTCAAAGAATcgcgagataaaaaaaaagtatgaaataaaattatatggcAGATGGTACCACTGACGTGACAAGGACTCTACATTTCGGAATACCGACCGACGAGCAGAAAAAAGCCTATACGAGAGTGTTGATCGGCTCGATCGAATTATCGTCTTTAATCTTCCCCAGTGATTTAACGACAGATCAGTTGGACGCTTTGGCACGGAGACCGTTGTGGAGTACCGGTTACAATTACATGCATGGGACTGGTCATGGAATTGGTCATTTCTCTTCAGTTCATGAATGTTGGTAATCAAcagttttctataaaatagttggttcacaaaaatattaaatataattgatgaaaGTCATTCTAGTGAAACAATACATGTTGCAGCGCCTATCCTTGTAGCATATTATGGATGCAAAAATTCAATAAGAGGATGttctcttaaattaaaacCAGGATTCTTTCTATCAAACGAACCTGGATACTACAAAGAAGGCGATTTTGGAATTCGTTTGGAAAATATACTTGAAGTAATTCCGGCTAACAAATTGgtacatctttatatattatttgtgttatatatcttatatcctaTATACTATAAAACAATGCGAcagttttatgaatatatttcatatatttaacattataattatggaTTATTAGTTGCTAATAATTGTCAATTATGTTTCAGACTCATAATGGGCAAAAATTCCTCAAATTCAGAGACATTACTCTAGTTCCTTATGAACCGAAACTTATTGATATCACTATGCTAACTCCATTGCATGTAGGTCTTAAGCATATTTTAGTCTAAAACTACTCAatttacacattattataagaaatatgaaaaatacgataaaaagtAGAGTAAGAGTGTTCATTAACACGTTTATGTTACATGCAGCGACGTTGgctaaataattacaataaacgGATACGAGAAGAAGTCGGTgcagagttaaaaaaaaaattaaaaatgaaagcaTTTTACTGGATGATGGAGAAGACTATGACCATTCCTGAAACAAGTTTAGATATCCAGGACTTTTTTCCTGATTATTCTCACTCGACGCCGTCTATCACTAAACAATTCCATGTCTTGGTTGTGATTGTTGCAGTTTATCATATAATAGTAAgtgaataatattcaaataatctaTACTTTGGTATGATTTCGTCGACgctaaaataatgtataagttTTTATTGCAGATTGTATAAgaatgtgtaattaatttgGAAAACATTActttctgaatattttaacatgCGCGCgcattataaaacttttatactatatacatcatttccaatttatttgttaatatataagctatgtaattacatttagggaaaaaacacacacacatacatacatatatacacaattaatctttaataaattatttttctatatataatacatatttattttctacataatattataatatttattcctttttttttaaaacatcctTCTTTTTAATCTCAACTGCTGTCTCAAGTATTTCTTCCATATGATCTTTTTCCGTTATTTCTGTAAGATTAGTTGGTACAACtgtataaactttaaaatgtttcaatacATCATCTAAAAAGAttcaaatatatcaattaatatataagtattaagttaaaattattagttattagaaataaatgttacacaCCTACTATtttcttatctattttatattcagcAGCTATACTTTCACTGTTATATGTTACAGGATCTTGTTTatgttgcaaaataaattttaaaatctgtttGAATGAACATTTTCCTGCAGGAATTGTTGTAAGGTCAAAAGAGTCCAATATGTATTCATCTGGCCTATGTCTGTCCTGAGGTAAAGGCCTTGATTCTCTTGCTGactcaattattttctaaataataaattgcaaaattttatatttttacttgataagaagttattttcatatcttttttaagaCTTTTGTATTCTCATTATAGTCATATTGAATTATGACATCAGAAGCAAGAAATTATACAAGTTTTATTCTTGcacaatatatcaaaatgaataattataagatttatttttgctgAAGAATTACAAAAACGATTGACCAAGATTTACtaagttatttatcaatttaagaaTCAAAAAGAAAGCTTTTGGTacattttactaatatattattaaatataaatggttgcattaaaaagaaacttatatatttattttaatgtattttacaaaaataaaactcaTATGATTTCTGACTTCAAACATCATAATTCAATATGCTGCAGTGAGAATACAGAAgccgtaataataaaaaaaaaaatcagaaatctatcaacaaagaattaaaatacttccttataaaaacaaaaatcacTTTGATATCTGAATATAAAAcatgtcaaataaatatatctacatattctattataaatctattttagcgtattcaaattaaatcgaaaaagataaatttaaaatatagcaCATACTTCTGGATCTGTTGATGTTACAAAGACATCT
Above is a genomic segment from Anoplolepis gracilipes chromosome 3, ASM4749672v1, whole genome shotgun sequence containing:
- the LOC140663490 gene encoding xaa-Pro aminopeptidase 1 isoform X1 codes for the protein MKKLVLRILLASCVLELTRADISKLSKPEYNYNGAKRLNCPANAYVDNQPANRHDSSLRLRQLRSEMIRVAAVQGPALDGYIVTSDDEHQTVSFVTHGRDGPLESEVVDPRDMRREFLTGFYGSAGEALVTIDKAIFWTDGRYHIQADHQLDCNWSLMKQGEHDVPMITEWLIHEFQNRSEIRIGANPKLISAFIWEMWENELANSSVRLVAVHNDLVDLIWQVGRPEYNPHPAYPLADQYSGKPWQEKIQRVRLEMEFSSADALVVTALDEIAWLFNIRGYDLPHTPVLRAYAIVTHGSLHLYVPRHKILRSVDIHLKSDSCFHADCVKWHNYMAIWYDLKTMSQAWNTVWLPSPYGYTLGASKEIYNSIPPEKRLAKPSPVIDLRAEKNKVEMAGMRRSHLRDAVAMCDFLAYMEEQYELDSEGWDEMQVARVANEFRYEQNDNRGISFPTIVGYGSHAALPHYEPINLTNIKIGTTSTLVVDSGGQYLDGTTDVTRTLHFGIPTDEQKKAYTRVLIGSIELSSLIFPSDLTTDQLDALARRPLWSTGYNYMHGTGHGIGHFSSVHESPILVAYYGCKNSIRGCSLKLKPGFFLSNEPGYYKEGDFGIRLENILEVIPANKLTHNGQKFLKFRDITLVPYEPKLIDITMLTPLHRRWLNNYNKRIREEVGAELKKKLKMKAFYWMMEKTMTIPETSLDIQDFFPDYSHSTPSITKQFHVLVVIVAVYHIIIV
- the LOC140663492 gene encoding NADH dehydrogenase [ubiquinone] 1 alpha subcomplex assembly factor 4 gives rise to the protein MGKVYSLLTRPVRTFNVENRAARIISRKKPIPAPQYPSTEKQKKLSDEVNPNFLKEHYQKDVQLDQRLKDVFVTSTDPEKIIESARESRPLPQDRHRPDEYILDSFDLTTIPAGKCSFKQILKFILQHKQDPVTYNSESIAAEYKIDKKIVDDVLKHFKVYTVVPTNLTEITEKDHMEEILETAVEIKKKDVLKKKE
- the LOC140663490 gene encoding xaa-Pro aminopeptidase 1 isoform X4; translated protein: MIRVAAVQGPALDGYIVTSDDEHQTVSFVTHGRDGPLESEVVDPRDMRREFLTGFYGSAGEALVTIDKAIFWTDGRYHIQADHQLDCNWSLMKQGEHDVPMITEWLIHEFQNRSEIRIGANPKLISAFIWEMWENELANSSVRLVAVHNDLVDLIWQVGRPEYNPHPAYPLADQYSGKPWQEKIQRVRLEMEFSSADALVVTALDEIAWLFNIRGYDLPHTPVLRAYAIVTHGSLHLYVPRHKILRSVDIHLKSDSCFHADCVKWHNYMAIWYDLKTMSQAWNTVWLPSPYGYTLGASKEIYNSIPPEKRLAKPSPVIDLRAEKNKVEMAGMRRSHLRDAVAMCDFLAYMEEQYELDSEGWDEMQVARVANEFRYEQNDNRGISFPTIVGYGSHAALPHYEPINLTNIKIGTTSTLVVDSGGQYLDGTTDVTRTLHFGIPTDEQKKAYTRVLIGSIELSSLIFPSDLTTDQLDALARRPLWSTGYNYMHGTGHGIGHFSSVHESPILVAYYGCKNSIRGCSLKLKPGFFLSNEPGYYKEGDFGIRLENILEVIPANKLTHNGQKFLKFRDITLVPYEPKLIDITMLTPLHRRWLNNYNKRIREEVGAELKKKLKMKAFYWMMEKTMTIPETSLDIQDFFPDYSHSTPSITKQFHVLVVIVAVYHIIIV
- the LOC140663490 gene encoding xaa-Pro aminopeptidase 1 isoform X3; the protein is MKKLVLRILLASCVLELTRADISKLSKPEYNYNGAKRLNCPANAYVDNQPANRHDSSLRLRQLRSEMIRVAAVQGPALDGYIVTSDDEHQSEVVDPRDMRREFLTGFYGSAGEALVTIDKAIFWTDGRYHIQADHQLDCNWSLMKQGEHDVPMITEWLIHEFQNRSEIRIGANPKLISAFIWEMWENELANSSVRLVAVHNDLVDLIWQVGRPEYNPHPAYPLADQYSGKPWQEKIQRVRLEMEFSSADALVVTALDEIAWLFNIRGYDLPHTPVLRAYAIVTHGSLHLYVPRHKILRSVDIHLKSDSCFHADCVKWHNYMAIWYDLKTMSQAWNTVWLPSPYGYTLGASKEIYNSIPPEKRLAKPSPVIDLRAEKNKVEMAGMRRSHLRDAVAMCDFLAYMEEQYELDSEGWDEMQVARVANEFRYEQNDNRGISFPTIVGYGSHAALPHYEPINLTNIKIGTTSTLVVDSGGQYLDGTTDVTRTLHFGIPTDEQKKAYTRVLIGSIELSSLIFPSDLTTDQLDALARRPLWSTGYNYMHGTGHGIGHFSSVHESPILVAYYGCKNSIRGCSLKLKPGFFLSNEPGYYKEGDFGIRLENILEVIPANKLTHNGQKFLKFRDITLVPYEPKLIDITMLTPLHRRWLNNYNKRIREEVGAELKKKLKMKAFYWMMEKTMTIPETSLDIQDFFPDYSHSTPSITKQFHVLVVIVAVYHIIIV
- the LOC140663490 gene encoding xaa-Pro aminopeptidase 1 isoform X2 → MHVYRAKYQVYYELTRADISKLSKPEYNYNGAKRLNCPANAYVDNQPANRHDSSLRLRQLRSEMIRVAAVQGPALDGYIVTSDDEHQTVSFVTHGRDGPLESEVVDPRDMRREFLTGFYGSAGEALVTIDKAIFWTDGRYHIQADHQLDCNWSLMKQGEHDVPMITEWLIHEFQNRSEIRIGANPKLISAFIWEMWENELANSSVRLVAVHNDLVDLIWQVGRPEYNPHPAYPLADQYSGKPWQEKIQRVRLEMEFSSADALVVTALDEIAWLFNIRGYDLPHTPVLRAYAIVTHGSLHLYVPRHKILRSVDIHLKSDSCFHADCVKWHNYMAIWYDLKTMSQAWNTVWLPSPYGYTLGASKEIYNSIPPEKRLAKPSPVIDLRAEKNKVEMAGMRRSHLRDAVAMCDFLAYMEEQYELDSEGWDEMQVARVANEFRYEQNDNRGISFPTIVGYGSHAALPHYEPINLTNIKIGTTSTLVVDSGGQYLDGTTDVTRTLHFGIPTDEQKKAYTRVLIGSIELSSLIFPSDLTTDQLDALARRPLWSTGYNYMHGTGHGIGHFSSVHESPILVAYYGCKNSIRGCSLKLKPGFFLSNEPGYYKEGDFGIRLENILEVIPANKLTHNGQKFLKFRDITLVPYEPKLIDITMLTPLHRRWLNNYNKRIREEVGAELKKKLKMKAFYWMMEKTMTIPETSLDIQDFFPDYSHSTPSITKQFHVLVVIVAVYHIIIV